The sequence GCCCTTTAATTATTTCGCAGGGTTTTGTTTTCGCGGATTTGCCTCAGAAGGAAGTTGCGGAATTCAACTTCCGCTACGTAAAGCTTCATTACCTTGCTGGCAGGAAGAATCTGACGGAACCGTGCATTGTATTTTTCAAGGAGGTCGGTTTCCTGCTTCTGCAGCGAAATGTACTTCTGAATGATGGCATCGGTTTCTTTTTCACTGAGCCTGCCGGCGTTCTGGGTATAGTAATAGGAAGTACTGCGGCGCTGTTCAAGGATTTGATTCCGCTGAGCATCGTATTCATTGTACACCGGCCAGAATTTCTGTGCTTCTTCAGCTGTAAGGCCCATCCGGTTTGTCAGAAAGGCAACCTTCTGGGCCTGAATTTTTTCTGTTCCTGAGGAGGAACCTTCCTGGGCCTTTAGTCCGGGCACGATAGCCATCAATGCCAGCAGGCCGGGGAGTAGACGGAGCTTAATATGTTTCAGCGATATCATGGATACTATAATTTTCGTTTATCAGGTAATTGACTATGTCGCGCCGGGAGATGCCGGGATCTGAAACGGAAATATCCTTTTCTTCCATTGCCAGAACAAGATCTGATTCATCGAAGTAATAACCGGTCATTTCAATCGATTCGCTGAATACAGCCAGTGGAATATCAGGCTGTGCCGGCTTTCTGAAAAAGATAAAGCCGATAACAAGAACCGTTGCTATTCCGCTTACAATCCAGGCGGGAACCAGCCTGGGAGCAAAAAGAGGTTCCCACCAGGGGGCTTTGTTCCTGGCAGCATTTCTCTGCTCCATTCTTTTGTTCAGCCGGGCAGAGAAAGTATCAAAATATGTTTCAGGAACTTCAAATGGATTTCCTTTCGGAAAGTTTTCCCACTCGTTCCCGGAATGGCTGTTCATTGAATATTTCTTTTGTTCATGCATTAGATGGATAAAATTAAGAAAGGTTTAATGCTCTTCCATGTACTTTTCAATTTTTTTTACGGCATGATGGAAAGAAGCCTTAAGAGCTCCTTCTGATGTTTTTAATATTTCGGCCATTTGTTCGTAAGGCATTTCGTCAAAGTAGCGCATATTGAAAACAATACGTTGTTTTTCGGGCAAGGACAGAATGGCCTTCTGGAATTTTTTTTGCAGTTCATTTCCGCTGAACCACGGATCGCTTTCGAGGGAACCTGCCAGCTGGCGTTCCACATCGTCCCAGGGAATAAAAAAACGGTTTCTGCTTTTTCTGAGATGCGCCAGAGCTTCGTTGGTGGCGATGCGGTACAGCCAGGTAAACAGTGCCGAATCGCCGCGGAACCCGGGCAAGGCATCCCATACCTTCAGAAAAGTTTCCTGGAGCACATCGTCGGTGTCTTCATGGCGGATAACGATTTTACGTATATGCCAGTAAAGCCGTTCCTTGTATTTTTCTACAATGAGGTTGAAGGCATAGTGCGGGTTGTCTCCTTCCCTGAATAACTGAATCAGTTCCCTGTCGCTGTATTCATTCATAACAACCTCATTCCAGTTCAATTCCGGCTGAACTTCCTGACGTTACTTCAAAGGAGCGGGTAATAGTTTGCAGGGAGGAACGGGCGTTGAGAGGGCGAAAAACGGCAATATAACTGCCCGGGAGCAGGGTGAGTGTTTCGGTCTTCCCTTCCTTATTGAGGTTGCAGATCCAGCGGAGATTATCGCCTTCCTTAACATACACACTTCCATACCCCGGAGCAGGGAAGAAGAAGTTGACAACCCCTGGCCGGGGAATTTCAATGCGCGTCAGAGCACTTTGTTTGATCTCGATTTGGTTAATAAAAACTTCAGGTAATACCGGAATTTCAATGTCATAGAACCCTGTCAGATATTTTTCCTGTTTGTTGAATTCCTGTAAATGCAGGGTCTGGGTTGATCCGTGCTTTCTTACGATACATTTTACATCGCGGAAATCGCGGGATCCTTTGGTGGTTACCAGAAGTTCTCCCTGAGGTGCATTGACGGCTACAATCGTGTGTGCTCTTTGGTTGAGACGGAAGCTGTCAACCGTAACAGGAGGGATAGTATGAACAACAAGCCGGTACGAGATCAGGGGATCGAGAACCAGGGTATCAGGGTTTCCCCGGTTATTGATGGTATGGTAATAATTGTAGCGAGGTTTTCCTGACAGGCGGTCATAGAAGGTCATGTTGACGTTTGTTTCGGTGGGGTTCCCGTAACTGTCGAGAAGATTGACCTGGGCAGTAGTGGAATGGAGGGCCTGTGATATTACGATGTCCAGAGCTTCATGAAATTTTTCTTCTTTCCTGGTATTGAAAAAGTTGCCTATGCAATTGAACGATTCCTTAAATCCTTCGTCAATGCCAATACCAATAACGAAGGGTTTGAGGGCAATGCCCATCCTCTGGAGGCTGTCGGATGCCTTGCAGGGGTCGCCATCGCAGGCTTCAACCCCGTCGGTAATCAGGATGATGATATTGCGGCAGTTGGAACAGGCGGGAAAATCTTTTGCCGATAATAATAGCGAATTGGCAATAGGAGTTGTTCCTTTGGGTTCAATGTACCTGAGTTTTTGCCTGATGCGTGCTGCATTTCCTTTTGCAAACGGCACTTCCAGCTTGCTGTCGGAACAATCCTGGGGTGGCACAGGACTCTGGTGCCCGAAAACCCGCAGGGCCATTTCAACATTATCCTTTTTTTCAAGGCTATCAATAATGCTTATGAGAAATTTTCTTGCTATGTTGATTTTGATATCACTCTCCCACATGCCTGCCATACTCTGGGAAGCATCGAAAACAAACAGAATGCGGGTGAGGGGAGGAACATACACCGGCTTTTGTTGTCCTCTCATCAGGAAAGGCATGCCTGACAGGGCAACCATTAAGGCAATCCGGCAGGTTCGGGTTCGGAATGACATACCTCAGCGGCTATGATGTAAAAATAATGAAAATAGAAGGGTGAATCAGGGAAATTATAAACATGTTCATAAAGACAGGGACAAAGCAATGCAGAAGAGCATTTTGTCCCTGTCAGAATTTTTGCTGTGAGTGAATCAGAAATGGAACAGGTTTTTTACCTGCTGATAAACCTGGTCGGGAGTGAAGCCGAGTTTTTCGTCAAGCACTTTATAGGGAGCTGAGAATCCGAACGATCCGAGGCCGAAGACTTTTCCGCCTGGTCCGACAAGTCCCTGGAGGGTAATCGGCAATCCGGCCGTAAGGCCGAAGACAGGAACGCCGGGAGGAATAACCTTGAACTGATATTCAACTGGCTGTTCGCGGAACAATCCTTCAGAAGGGGCCGAAACAACCTGTACCCTGATACCGTCGGATTGAAGTTTCAGGGCTGCTTCGTAGCAGGTAGCAACCTCTGATCCGTTGGCAACCAATATAATCTGGGGATTGTGTGCGGGAAGGACAATGTAGGCTCCGCGGGCTGCAAACAGGGCGTCGGCATAGCGGCTGGATCCTGCGGCTGGTGGAATGTCTTTTATGTTCTGGCGCGAAAGCAGGAGTGCCGAAGGGGTGCTTGTGTTCTCCATGGCGAGTTTCCATGCTATGGTTGTTTCGGTAGCATCAGCCGGACGAAGAACAAGCATACTGCGCTGGCCATGATGGTTGCGCAGGTGCTCCAGCAGGCGAATCTGGGCTTCCTGCTCAACCGGCTGGTGGGTGGGACCATCTTCACCTACACGGAATGCATCGTGGGTCCAGATAAACTTAACGGGAAGTCCCATAAGGGCAGCAAGGCGGACTGCCGGTTTCTGGTAGTCAGAGAATACAAAAAAGGTACCACAGGCAGCAATAACGCCTCCATGCAGTGCCATTCCGTTACACAGGGCCGCCATGGTGAGTTCGCACACACCTGCCTGCAGGAAGGAACCTGAAAAGTCGCCTTTGCGGAAAGGTTTGGTATGTTTGAGGAATCCATCGGTTTTGTCGCTGTTCGACAGATCAGCCGAAGCAACAATCATATTTTCCACCTGCTGGGCAAATACAGAAAGCACATTGGCCGAGGCTGCACGTGTGGCAATCCCTTCTTTATGGGTGATGGATGCATAGTCAATTTTTGGCGGCTGGCCGGAGAGGAAGAAATCAAGCCTGGCGGCAAGCTGGGGATTCTGAATTCTCCATTCAGCTTCTTTCTTTTTACGTTCGGCTACTTCCTGCCGCTTGCGTTCCAGTACCTGGCGGTAATGTTCTTCCACTTCAGGGAAAATACGGAAAGGATCAGCAGGATCCCCGCCAAGATTCCGGATGGTTTTTTCAAACGATGCGCCGGCTTCACCCAGCGGCATGCCATGGGTGGATGTTTTTCTTTCAAAGCTGTTCCCTTTTTCGTCAACAGCTCCTTTCCCCATAATGGTTTTTCCGATGATGAGGGTTGGTTTTTCTTTTTCTTCAATTGCCTTCTGCAGAGCCTGCCTTATCTGTGCAGGATCATTGCCGTCGATGGTATAAACATTCCAGCCCCAGGCACGGTATTTGGCCGCTGTATCTTCACTGGTTACTTCGCTTGTTTCGGTGCTGAGCTGAATATCATTGGAATCGTAAAACATGATCAGGTTGTTCAGACCAAGATGGCCTGCAATGCGGCCTGCGCCCTGGGAAATTTCTTCCTGAATGCCCCCGTCGGATATGTAAGCATATGTTTTGTGTGCCATCCATTCACCAAAGCGGGCGCATAAAAAACGTTCGGCAATGGCCGCTCCAATAGCCATAGCATGCCCCTGGCCGAGCGGACCGGAGGTGTTTTCAATTCCGCGTGCAACGTCTCTTTCCGGATGGCCGGGAGTAGGGCTTCCCCACTGCCTGAATTGTTTTATGTCTTCCATGCTCATTTTGCCAATCAGTGTAAGCATGGAATATAGCATCGGAGACATGTGCCCCGGGTCCAGAAAGAAACGGTCACGAAATGGCCAGGTCATATCATCCGGGTCAAACCGAAGGAATTCGGAATAAAGAATGTGAATAAAGTCGGCACCGCCCATCGCTCCACCCGGATGCCCTGATTTTGCCTTCTCAACCATAGCCGCTGAAAGAATACGGATGTTGTCAGCGACCCGCTTGTCAATATTATTTGCCATAACCTGTCAGATTTATATTAAAGGCATAAAAATAGTCTTTCATGTGGAAATTCTAAAATCCTGCATGAGGGTTTTCATTAACAGCCTGTTATATTCGTTGCCGGGTCTCTTTGTTTTCCTTTTCAAAATCACCCAAAACCTTTACCTTTGCGCCATAGTAACCGAGGAATTTTATGAGTCTTCACTGCGGAATAATTGGTCTGACCAATACCGGCAAGACCACGCTTTTTAACTGCATGTCGCGCACCAAAGCCCAGACCGGGAAGTTTGCCTTCAGCAGCAACAAGTCGAATGTGGGCATGATGGAGGTGCCTGATCCACGTTTATACAAACTGGCCGAGCTGGTAAAACCTGAAAAGATTGTTCCGGCTACCGTGGAGATCATCGATATCCCCGGACTTACCAAAGGGTCGAGCAAGGGAGAAGGTGTGGGTAATCAGTTTTTGGCCGACATACGGAATGCTGATGCCCTGATTCATGTATTGCGGTGTTTTGATGATGACAACCTGCCCCATATTGACGGCAGTGTTGACCCTGTAAGAGACATTGAAACCGTAGAATTTGAACTGCAGGTAAAAGACCTTGAATCGGTGGAGAAAAAACTCCAGAAAGTTGAAAAGGCGGCAAAGGTTGGCGATAAAGAAGCGAAAAAGGCGATGGAAGTTCTGCAGGTTTACAAGAATCACCTGAGTGATTTTAAGCCTGCCCGGACGGCTCCTGTTTCAGAGGAAGACAGGAAGTACATTCAGGACCTTTTCCTGCTGTCCGACAAACCGGTAATGTTTGTCTGCAATGTCGATGAGGCCTCTGCAGTAAAGGGAAATCAGTATGTTGAGGCAGTAAAAAATGCCTTGAAAGACCAGAACGCAAAAATTCTTGTTATTGCGGCCGCAGTGGAAGCAGAGATTGCTG is a genomic window of Bacteroidales bacterium containing:
- a CDS encoding VWA domain-containing protein, yielding MSFRTRTCRIALMVALSGMPFLMRGQQKPVYVPPLTRILFVFDASQSMAGMWESDIKINIARKFLISIIDSLEKKDNVEMALRVFGHQSPVPPQDCSDSKLEVPFAKGNAARIRQKLRYIEPKGTTPIANSLLLSAKDFPACSNCRNIIILITDGVEACDGDPCKASDSLQRMGIALKPFVIGIGIDEGFKESFNCIGNFFNTRKEEKFHEALDIVISQALHSTTAQVNLLDSYGNPTETNVNMTFYDRLSGKPRYNYYHTINNRGNPDTLVLDPLISYRLVVHTIPPVTVDSFRLNQRAHTIVAVNAPQGELLVTTKGSRDFRDVKCIVRKHGSTQTLHLQEFNKQEKYLTGFYDIEIPVLPEVFINQIEIKQSALTRIEIPRPGVVNFFFPAPGYGSVYVKEGDNLRWICNLNKEGKTETLTLLPGSYIAVFRPLNARSSLQTITRSFEVTSGSSAGIELE
- a CDS encoding transketolase; the protein is MANNIDKRVADNIRILSAAMVEKAKSGHPGGAMGGADFIHILYSEFLRFDPDDMTWPFRDRFFLDPGHMSPMLYSMLTLIGKMSMEDIKQFRQWGSPTPGHPERDVARGIENTSGPLGQGHAMAIGAAIAERFLCARFGEWMAHKTYAYISDGGIQEEISQGAGRIAGHLGLNNLIMFYDSNDIQLSTETSEVTSEDTAAKYRAWGWNVYTIDGNDPAQIRQALQKAIEEKEKPTLIIGKTIMGKGAVDEKGNSFERKTSTHGMPLGEAGASFEKTIRNLGGDPADPFRIFPEVEEHYRQVLERKRQEVAERKKKEAEWRIQNPQLAARLDFFLSGQPPKIDYASITHKEGIATRAASANVLSVFAQQVENMIVASADLSNSDKTDGFLKHTKPFRKGDFSGSFLQAGVCELTMAALCNGMALHGGVIAACGTFFVFSDYQKPAVRLAALMGLPVKFIWTHDAFRVGEDGPTHQPVEQEAQIRLLEHLRNHHGQRSMLVLRPADATETTIAWKLAMENTSTPSALLLSRQNIKDIPPAAGSSRYADALFAARGAYIVLPAHNPQIILVANGSEVATCYEAALKLQSDGIRVQVVSAPSEGLFREQPVEYQFKVIPPGVPVFGLTAGLPITLQGLVGPGGKVFGLGSFGFSAPYKVLDEKLGFTPDQVYQQVKNLFHF
- a CDS encoding sigma-70 family RNA polymerase sigma factor; the protein is MNEYSDRELIQLFREGDNPHYAFNLIVEKYKERLYWHIRKIVIRHEDTDDVLQETFLKVWDALPGFRGDSALFTWLYRIATNEALAHLRKSRNRFFIPWDDVERQLAGSLESDPWFSGNELQKKFQKAILSLPEKQRIVFNMRYFDEMPYEQMAEILKTSEGALKASFHHAVKKIEKYMEEH
- the ychF gene encoding redox-regulated ATPase YchF is translated as MSLHCGIIGLTNTGKTTLFNCMSRTKAQTGKFAFSSNKSNVGMMEVPDPRLYKLAELVKPEKIVPATVEIIDIPGLTKGSSKGEGVGNQFLADIRNADALIHVLRCFDDDNLPHIDGSVDPVRDIETVEFELQVKDLESVEKKLQKVEKAAKVGDKEAKKAMEVLQVYKNHLSDFKPARTAPVSEEDRKYIQDLFLLSDKPVMFVCNVDEASAVKGNQYVEAVKNALKDQNAKILVIAAAVEAEIAELESREDQMAFLRDLGLEEPGVNRLLRAALDLLNMMYFFTAGPKEVRAWNIKKGMTAPQAAGVIHSDLERGFIRAEVMKYEDFIALGSEEACKKAGKFYIEGKNYVVQDGDILHIRFNV